Proteins from one Oscillatoria nigro-viridis PCC 7112 genomic window:
- a CDS encoding DNA phosphorothioation-associated putative methyltransferase, with amino-acid sequence MNYDTSKNTILDSNSLENDEKLLTPLMVFAREVFLYENGAISEQDSVNAVPYQLDEINNLCVDNLLGKVARCCRESNVGKKLPTAFYVHVSALQRLNPVLGIYETCARRTLENIDEATLVKFLLHQPKISYLFYPDFDTDAHPALQTSIQINLATGEVKYFDYSNSENPPVLHRKETFVAADYPNYEKFARLTRCEEKWGLLDNTSVIGTRDGWLKYLGYCGVEIQDHTVVERLKQENSELSIPKIERHKAAMVRNSLSKPLRLVLEADLARDGATFFDYGCGYGGDIKYIAQEGYAISGWDPYYQPDSPRISADIVNLGYVINVIESLAERREALLNAWELTKNLLVVAAQVLIDDSDRGQIAYGDGVITSRNTFQKYYEQEELKVYIDQVLSVDAIPVALGIYFVFRDAAEGESFRASRFRSHLSTPRVRSQVKRFEDYAEMLAPLMAFVSDRGRLPVKGELAEESPIKEEFHSFNRAWRVILQATDADDWEKIADKRRQDLLVYLALNGLGDRPSIRRLPAQIRNDIKGLFDNYQKACTLADLMLYSLSKPDIVADCCEDSAIGYKQPGTLSVHVSALEELDPLLRLYEGCANRTIGRLDGATIIKFYARRPQISYLFYPDFDTNPHPALHTSMHIDLRDLSVSYQDYSDLYNPPILVRKEAFVTASYPHYEKFAKLTRQEEKLGILDGGAVKKHREWMKCLEENCVKIKDHKLFWRSNADPEKLKMLQKAAAERQHKKIEVNVGKIERTAEGTEGAEEGKEEGEE; translated from the coding sequence ATGAATTACGATACCAGTAAAAACACTATTTTAGATAGCAATTCATTAGAAAATGATGAAAAACTGCTAACGCCTTTGATGGTTTTTGCTCGGGAAGTTTTTTTGTACGAAAACGGGGCTATCTCTGAGCAAGATTCTGTAAATGCTGTGCCGTACCAGCTCGATGAAATCAATAATTTATGTGTTGACAATCTCCTGGGAAAAGTGGCTCGGTGCTGTCGGGAAAGCAATGTGGGAAAAAAATTACCGACGGCTTTTTACGTTCACGTTTCGGCTTTGCAGAGACTCAACCCTGTCCTCGGAATTTACGAAACTTGTGCCAGACGTACTCTCGAAAATATTGATGAAGCAACTTTAGTTAAATTTTTGCTCCATCAACCTAAAATATCTTATCTTTTTTACCCTGATTTCGATACAGATGCTCATCCTGCTTTGCAAACCAGCATCCAAATTAATCTAGCAACAGGGGAAGTTAAATATTTCGATTACAGCAACAGCGAAAATCCCCCTGTTTTGCACCGTAAGGAAACTTTTGTAGCTGCGGATTATCCCAATTACGAAAAGTTTGCGAGGCTGACTCGCTGCGAGGAAAAGTGGGGGCTGCTTGACAATACTAGCGTTATCGGCACTCGCGATGGTTGGCTCAAATATTTGGGATATTGCGGTGTAGAAATCCAAGATCATACCGTTGTCGAGCGTTTGAAACAGGAGAATAGCGAGCTATCAATTCCTAAAATCGAGCGACACAAAGCTGCAATGGTACGCAACTCGCTTTCTAAACCTCTGCGTCTGGTTTTAGAAGCTGATTTAGCGAGGGACGGGGCAACTTTTTTTGATTACGGTTGCGGTTACGGCGGGGATATTAAATATATTGCACAAGAGGGTTATGCTATTTCTGGTTGGGACCCATACTATCAGCCGGATAGTCCGCGAATTAGTGCTGATATTGTGAATCTTGGTTATGTGATTAATGTAATTGAATCTTTGGCGGAACGCCGAGAAGCTTTGCTGAATGCTTGGGAATTAACTAAGAATTTATTAGTGGTGGCGGCTCAAGTTTTGATTGATGATAGCGATCGAGGCCAAATTGCTTATGGGGATGGGGTGATTACTTCTCGGAATACTTTTCAGAAGTATTACGAACAAGAAGAGTTGAAGGTTTATATTGACCAAGTTTTGAGTGTTGATGCGATTCCTGTGGCTTTGGGAATTTATTTTGTGTTTCGGGATGCGGCGGAGGGTGAAAGTTTTCGCGCTTCTCGGTTCCGATCGCACTTATCGACTCCCAGAGTGCGATCGCAAGTTAAGCGGTTTGAGGATTATGCGGAAATGCTGGCTCCTTTGATGGCTTTTGTGAGCGATCGGGGCCGGCTTCCGGTTAAAGGCGAATTAGCGGAAGAATCGCCAATTAAGGAGGAATTTCACAGTTTTAATCGCGCTTGGAGGGTGATTTTGCAAGCAACGGATGCCGATGATTGGGAGAAAATCGCCGACAAGCGCCGCCAGGATTTGCTGGTATATCTCGCTCTCAACGGTTTGGGCGATCGGCCTTCAATCCGCCGACTCCCGGCTCAAATCCGCAACGACATCAAAGGTTTGTTTGACAATTATCAAAAAGCTTGCACTTTGGCAGATTTAATGCTGTACAGTCTGAGCAAACCTGATATTGTGGCTGACTGCTGCGAAGATAGTGCGATCGGCTACAAACAGCCCGGTACTCTTTCAGTTCACGTCTCTGCATTAGAAGAACTAGACCCTTTGCTCAGGCTCTACGAAGGCTGCGCCAACCGCACAATTGGCAGACTTGACGGCGCGACAATCATCAAATTTTACGCTCGCAGACCTCAGATTTCCTATTTATTTTATCCCGATTTTGACACTAACCCGCATCCAGCCCTCCACACTTCTATGCACATAGATTTGCGCGATCTTTCGGTCAGCTATCAAGACTATTCTGATTTGTACAACCCGCCAATTTTAGTTAGAAAAGAAGCTTTTGTTACTGCTAGTTATCCCCATTATGAAAAGTTTGCGAAACTCACCCGCCAAGAAGAAAAATTAGGGATTCTCGATGGTGGCGCAGTTAAAAAGCATCGGGAATGGATGAAGTGTTTGGAGGAAAATTGCGTTAAAATTAAGGATCATAAGTTGTTTTGGCGATCGAATGCTGACCCAGAAAAATTGAAAATGCTGCAAAAAGCTGCTGCGGAACGCCAGCATAAAAAAATTGAGGTTAATGTGGGAAAGATTGAACGAACCGCAGAGGGCACAGAGGGCGCAGAGGAGGGAAAAGAAGAGGGAGAGGAATAG
- a CDS encoding glutathione S-transferase N-terminal domain-containing protein: MIDLYTFTTPNGRKVSIMLEEIGLPYNVHVIDITKNDQFSPEFIAINPNSKIPAIVDRDNGITVFESGAILIYLAEKSGRFLPADKQKYFQVIEWLMFQMASVGPMFGQLNHFKRFAPEQIPYAIGRYEKETLRLYGVLDTQLAKYEYICGDYSIADIATYPWVAIYEFQGLTLDNHPHLKRWVETVQKRPAVERGMAVPSL, encoded by the coding sequence ATGATCGATCTATACACTTTTACCACACCGAACGGTCGCAAAGTCTCGATCATGCTCGAAGAAATAGGTTTACCCTACAACGTGCACGTCATCGACATCACAAAAAACGACCAATTTAGCCCAGAGTTCATCGCAATCAACCCCAACAGCAAAATTCCGGCGATAGTCGATCGAGATAACGGCATCACCGTCTTCGAGTCCGGCGCTATTCTGATCTATCTTGCCGAAAAAAGCGGCAGATTTCTGCCCGCAGACAAACAAAAATACTTTCAAGTTATAGAGTGGCTGATGTTTCAAATGGCCAGCGTCGGCCCGATGTTTGGTCAGCTAAACCACTTCAAACGCTTTGCACCCGAACAAATTCCCTATGCGATTGGGCGCTACGAAAAAGAAACCTTGCGCCTCTACGGAGTATTAGACACTCAACTAGCAAAATACGAATACATCTGCGGCGACTATTCGATCGCCGACATTGCTACCTATCCCTGGGTTGCTATTTACGAATTTCAAGGATTAACTCTCGACAACCACCCCCACCTCAAACGTTGGGTAGAAACCGTGCAGAAGCGTCCCGCCGTTGAGCGCGGCATGGCTGTTCCATCCTTATAA
- a CDS encoding BrnT family toxin — MNVYFVLNGITFVWDDSKARINPTNHDGVTFQQAAECFFDPFLVVVDASRNEEARDAVIGLDSRWNLLYVVHIEREENVIRII; from the coding sequence ATGAATGTATACTTCGTGCTCAATGGCATTACCTTTGTATGGGATGACTCAAAAGCGCGGATCAATCCCACAAATCATGATGGGGTTACTTTTCAACAAGCTGCTGAATGCTTCTTTGACCCATTTCTAGTTGTCGTTGATGCCAGCCGCAATGAGGAAGCGCGTGATGCTGTGATTGGGCTAGATAGTCGGTGGAATCTACTGTATGTGGTTCACATTGAGCGTGAAGAGAATGTCATTCGGATTATTTGA
- a CDS encoding DUF5615 family PIN-like protein, giving the protein MRLLTDENFNGAILRGLVRRLPELDIVRVQDVGLIHTDDPDILEWAANEGRILLTHDVATITMYAYERVNQGLPMLGVIEVIATAPIGKIIDDLELFICCSQPDEYEGRILFIPFP; this is encoded by the coding sequence GTGCGCCTTCTAACTGATGAAAATTTTAATGGAGCCATATTGCGTGGGCTGGTGAGACGTTTGCCTGAATTAGATATTGTTCGTGTCCAAGATGTAGGGCTGATTCACACTGACGATCCAGATATTTTAGAATGGGCGGCTAATGAAGGACGCATCTTACTTACCCATGATGTGGCCACTATTACGATGTATGCCTACGAGCGAGTCAATCAAGGACTACCTATGCTTGGAGTTATTGAGGTTATTGCAACAGCACCCATTGGTAAGATCATTGATGATTTAGAACTATTTATTTGTTGCAGTCAGCCTGATGAATATGAAGGTCGAATTCTTTTCATCCCTTTCCCTTGA
- a CDS encoding response regulator, with protein MDKILTILIVDDDAVDRMAIKRSLKSAGVSAEVTEAEDCADALAKLSVCKNSTQATAKLSKHNKSQPLREVEETEKGRLLNQIFESKFDCVLLDYGLPDGDGLSLVKNLREAGLKVPLIVLTGQGDEQIAVELMKAGASDYIAKNKLSPDSLSRSLYNAMRVYRAEYKAFHTSQKLKESEERYRLVLEGVNDGIWDWDLSKNEVYWNDRLLEIIGLSRQQFGRTMEALYNRLHPDDKEGIVAAIAAHLEQEIDYNVEFRLLHSNGVYRYCTSQGKAQRNSQGKPLRMAGMISDITERKQAEDALERERQQLRQIITCVPVAMAMFDTQMRYMANSKKWISQFNLKLPSLNNFSHYELFPDTPNRWKVMYQEVLKGQVVSVSEDAWERADGSVLYLRWAAHPWYDPDEKVGGIVMVADKINELVEARETALEASRVKSQFLANMSHEIRTPMNGVLAMAQLLLRAPLEQKQRDCIQTIYRSAEHLLNVINDILDFSKIEAGEMRLEKYNFDLDSCLESVIEILAHLAEEKGIELNILVDSSVPRKLVGDSGRLKQVLLNLTGNAIKFTDRGQVLVHVTVKQGNRLADGRQEARLLFSVRDTGIGISAQGQTKLFQSFSQVDDSPTRPYGGTGLGLAICKQLVEMMGGDIGVRSLLGSGATFWFTVPLEKQLPVEPHDPELAGKKLLVVSGSALRRAAVRSLAQSWGARCDEAETAAEALSWLKNARGGISQHSGEGGKSWDVVLVDLQMPELDAEEFAGKVRSTSTVGSLIAMTALREQPKAEALCSHGFNGYLIEPVRPSRLLETLLAAVKGTGYFGRLEAANSCKLPPVNSEYATPNSPSSLRILLAEDHPINQQVLVQQLAVLGYQADCVVNGQEALDLLAKKSYDLVLMDCQMPVLDGYKTAQKLREIEGSDRHTFVMALTAHAMPGEREKCLAAGMDDYLSKPVDLDALAAALKKYEALNVQGENKYGVKSINSENQSQLATNYTEVVEKAQVVPLPTPRAIALETWEHRDYDGLFDKSRLEQLGRVNIKLPERLLQAFVAGAQADVAAAKIAVEAKDWQAVEYQAHRLKGTSANVGVALMSDLAAQLEDQARSFQSEPPEVELLNMERVENLLVSLFSHLARVQEFVETRMFG; from the coding sequence ATGGACAAAATTCTCACAATTCTGATAGTTGATGACGATGCAGTCGATCGAATGGCGATTAAACGTTCGCTCAAGTCCGCTGGTGTTTCGGCAGAAGTTACTGAAGCAGAAGACTGCGCCGATGCCCTTGCCAAACTCTCGGTCTGCAAAAATTCTACCCAGGCTACCGCAAAACTCTCCAAACACAATAAATCTCAACCTTTAAGGGAGGTTGAGGAGACAGAAAAGGGGCGGCTATTAAATCAAATATTTGAGTCCAAATTTGACTGCGTATTGCTCGACTACGGATTGCCGGACGGAGACGGACTGAGTTTGGTAAAAAATCTGCGAGAAGCGGGGCTGAAAGTTCCCTTAATTGTGCTCACAGGTCAAGGCGACGAACAAATTGCTGTGGAATTAATGAAGGCAGGAGCTTCTGATTATATCGCTAAAAACAAGCTTTCTCCCGATAGCTTGTCTCGCAGTTTGTACAATGCCATGCGCGTTTACCGCGCCGAATATAAGGCGTTTCATACCAGTCAAAAGCTCAAGGAAAGTGAGGAACGGTATAGGTTAGTTTTAGAGGGAGTGAACGACGGAATTTGGGATTGGGATTTAAGTAAAAATGAGGTTTATTGGAACGATCGCCTTTTGGAAATTATCGGTTTGTCGCGCCAGCAATTTGGCAGGACGATGGAAGCTCTATACAACCGCCTGCACCCCGATGACAAGGAGGGAATCGTCGCGGCGATCGCCGCTCACTTGGAACAAGAAATAGACTATAATGTAGAATTCCGGCTGCTACACTCGAACGGTGTTTACCGCTACTGCACTTCTCAGGGAAAAGCTCAGCGCAATTCCCAAGGAAAACCGCTGCGAATGGCCGGCATGATTAGCGACATTACTGAGCGGAAACAGGCGGAAGATGCTCTGGAAAGGGAACGGCAGCAACTGAGACAAATTATTACTTGCGTGCCTGTAGCAATGGCGATGTTCGATACACAAATGCGCTATATGGCTAATTCTAAAAAATGGATTAGTCAATTTAATTTAAAGTTGCCGTCCCTGAATAATTTTAGCCATTACGAATTGTTTCCAGATACGCCGAATCGCTGGAAAGTAATGTACCAAGAAGTGCTCAAAGGCCAGGTAGTTTCTGTGAGCGAAGATGCCTGGGAACGAGCCGACGGATCTGTTCTGTACCTGCGGTGGGCTGCTCACCCTTGGTACGATCCAGACGAGAAAGTGGGGGGAATCGTGATGGTTGCCGACAAGATTAATGAGTTGGTGGAAGCGCGGGAAACTGCCTTAGAAGCGAGCCGGGTGAAGTCGCAATTCTTGGCGAACATGAGTCACGAAATTCGCACTCCGATGAATGGGGTTTTGGCAATGGCTCAATTGCTGCTGCGCGCTCCTCTGGAACAGAAACAGCGGGACTGTATTCAGACGATTTACCGCAGTGCTGAACATTTGCTAAATGTTATTAATGATATCCTCGATTTCTCTAAGATTGAAGCTGGAGAAATGCGGCTGGAAAAGTATAATTTTGATTTGGATAGTTGCCTTGAGTCTGTGATAGAAATCCTAGCGCATTTGGCAGAAGAAAAAGGTATTGAATTGAATATTTTAGTTGACAGCTCAGTGCCGAGAAAGTTGGTGGGCGACTCGGGCAGATTGAAGCAAGTTTTGCTGAATTTGACGGGTAATGCCATAAAATTTACCGATCGCGGTCAAGTTCTAGTTCACGTAACTGTGAAACAGGGCAACCGACTGGCAGACGGTAGACAAGAGGCAAGATTGCTATTTTCCGTGCGGGATACTGGCATTGGAATTTCGGCCCAAGGGCAAACAAAGCTGTTCCAATCTTTTTCTCAGGTAGACGATTCTCCTACGAGGCCTTACGGCGGGACAGGTTTGGGTTTGGCTATTTGCAAGCAGTTAGTGGAGATGATGGGAGGGGACATTGGAGTTCGCAGTTTGCTAGGCAGCGGTGCTACTTTTTGGTTTACTGTACCTTTGGAAAAACAGTTGCCAGTTGAGCCTCACGATCCCGAACTTGCGGGCAAGAAGTTGTTAGTAGTCTCTGGAAGCGCTTTGAGGAGGGCAGCGGTGCGATCGCTCGCTCAAAGTTGGGGTGCGCGCTGCGACGAGGCAGAAACTGCTGCTGAGGCTTTGAGTTGGTTGAAAAATGCCCGGGGCGGGATTTCTCAGCATTCGGGGGAGGGGGGAAAAAGCTGGGATGTGGTGCTTGTGGACTTGCAAATGCCGGAGTTGGATGCGGAGGAATTTGCTGGGAAAGTGCGATCGACCTCGACAGTTGGCTCGTTAATCGCCATGACTGCTTTGCGAGAACAGCCGAAGGCTGAAGCGCTTTGCAGTCATGGTTTTAACGGGTATTTGATCGAGCCGGTGCGGCCAAGCCGCCTGCTTGAAACTTTGCTGGCGGCGGTGAAGGGAACAGGATATTTTGGGAGATTGGAGGCTGCTAATAGTTGCAAGTTGCCACCAGTTAATTCTGAATATGCTACCCCCAATTCGCCGTCATCGCTGAGAATTTTGCTGGCGGAAGACCACCCGATCAATCAACAAGTTCTCGTCCAACAGTTGGCAGTTTTAGGCTATCAGGCTGACTGCGTTGTCAACGGTCAAGAAGCGCTGGATTTGCTGGCAAAAAAAAGCTATGATTTAGTGCTGATGGACTGTCAAATGCCGGTACTTGACGGTTACAAAACGGCGCAAAAGTTGAGGGAAATCGAAGGAAGCGATCGGCATACTTTTGTGATGGCTTTAACTGCTCATGCTATGCCGGGGGAACGAGAAAAGTGTCTGGCGGCGGGGATGGACGATTATCTCAGCAAACCTGTAGATTTAGATGCTTTGGCGGCGGCCCTGAAAAAGTATGAAGCCCTAAATGTTCAGGGTGAAAATAAGTATGGAGTTAAAAGTATTAATTCGGAAAATCAATCTCAATTAGCAACAAATTATACAGAAGTTGTGGAAAAAGCCCAGGTTGTGCCTCTGCCGACACCAAGGGCGATCGCACTTGAAACTTGGGAACATAGAGACTACGACGGACTGTTCGACAAGAGCAGATTGGAGCAACTCGGACGAGTTAATATTAAATTGCCAGAGCGACTTTTGCAAGCTTTTGTGGCAGGCGCGCAAGCTGATGTAGCTGCTGCCAAAATAGCCGTAGAAGCTAAAGATTGGCAAGCTGTGGAATATCAAGCACACCGTCTCAAGGGAACTTCGGCTAATGTGGGAGTTGCTCTGATGTCGGATTTGGCCGCACAATTGGAGGATCAAGCCCGAAGCTTTCAATCTGAACCACCAGAGGTGGAATTGTTAAATATGGAGAGGGTTGAGAACCTATTAGTAAGTTTGTTCAGTCATTTAGCCAGGGTTCAAGAATTTGTGGAAACTCGAATGTTTGGTTAA
- a CDS encoding response regulator has protein sequence MQDKKIHILLVEDDEVDVMNVRRAFKKNNIVNPLYIAANGLEALAILRGEGKIDPPMPKARRLILLDLNMPRMSGIEFLQELRLDECLRSIPVIVLTTSNEDRDKVKAYNLNVAGYILKPVTFSNFVEVMATLNKYWMLSEIP, from the coding sequence ATGCAAGACAAAAAAATTCATATTCTCTTGGTAGAAGATGATGAGGTTGATGTGATGAACGTCCGGCGAGCTTTCAAAAAAAATAACATCGTCAACCCCCTCTACATTGCTGCCAATGGATTAGAAGCTCTAGCTATATTGCGTGGAGAAGGAAAAATAGATCCTCCCATGCCTAAAGCGCGCCGGTTGATTTTGCTGGACTTGAATATGCCGAGAATGAGCGGGATCGAGTTTTTGCAAGAATTGCGGCTGGATGAATGTTTGAGGTCGATTCCCGTGATCGTCCTCACAACTTCTAATGAAGATAGAGATAAAGTAAAAGCTTATAATTTGAATGTAGCGGGCTATATTCTTAAACCTGTTACTTTTTCTAACTTTGTGGAAGTGATGGCTACCCTAAACAAATACTGGATGCTGAGCGAAATTCCCTAA
- a CDS encoding DUF2358 domain-containing protein, which yields MDIIEILKDDYQRFPENQTYNIYAQDVYFEDPVNRFTGVDRYRKMIGFMGTFFQDINLDLHGISQSGDTIDTRWTLRWIAPLPWKPKMAIAGRSELKVNSDGLIVSHIDYWDCSRLDVLKQLVFPLTTNV from the coding sequence ATGGATATTATTGAAATTCTCAAAGATGATTATCAAAGATTCCCCGAAAATCAGACTTACAACATTTACGCCCAAGATGTTTATTTTGAAGACCCGGTGAATCGATTTACCGGAGTCGATCGCTACCGCAAAATGATCGGGTTTATGGGGACTTTTTTTCAGGATATAAATCTCGATTTGCACGGGATTTCGCAGTCGGGAGATACTATAGACACTCGCTGGACTCTGAGGTGGATCGCACCGCTACCTTGGAAACCGAAAATGGCGATCGCCGGTAGGAGCGAACTGAAAGTCAACAGCGACGGTTTAATTGTTTCTCACATCGATTACTGGGACTGTTCGCGGTTGGATGTGCTCAAACAGCTTGTATTTCCTCTGACAACTAATGTTTGA
- a CDS encoding DUF433 domain-containing protein, which yields MSLMSAPAKFQATSPPFRWDEAGGIRIGSSRVTLDSILASYHNGSTPEEIAIQYSVVRLEDIYSTIAYYLNHRQEIDSYLEQRSQQSQQLRQELSQKHNLVELRQRLLTRYQSKGESIPSAPSN from the coding sequence ATGTCCCTAATGAGCGCCCCAGCAAAATTCCAAGCAACCTCTCCTCCTTTCCGTTGGGATGAAGCGGGAGGTATCCGTATAGGTTCGAGTCGAGTCACCCTAGATAGCATACTTGCTTCATACCACAATGGCTCCACTCCCGAAGAAATCGCTATTCAGTATTCAGTTGTTCGCTTAGAAGACATATACAGTACCATTGCTTACTATCTCAACCATCGTCAGGAAATTGACAGTTATTTGGAACAGCGCAGCCAACAATCTCAGCAACTGAGACAAGAACTTTCTCAAAAACACAACTTAGTTGAGCTGAGACAACGTTTGCTTACTCGTTATCAGTCAAAAGGGGAGTCGATACCAAGTGCGCCTTCTAACTGA
- a CDS encoding TRC40/GET3/ArsA family transport-energizing ATPase translates to MRLILMTGKGGVGKTSVAAATGLRCAELGYKTLVLSTDPAHSLADSFDMELGHDSRQVKPNLWGAELDALRELEGNWGAVKRYITQVLRAQGLEGVQAEELAILPGMDEIFGLVRMKRHYDEGEFDVLIIDSAPTGTALRLLSLPEVGGWYMRKFYKPLQGISAALRPLVEPIFRPIAGFSLPDKEVMDAPYEFYEQIEALEKILTDNTVTSVRLVTNPEKMVIKESLRAHAYLSLYNVATDLVVANRIIPAAVTDPFFKRWKESQEQYRQEIHSDFMPLPVKEVPLYSEEMCGLAALERLKETLYKDEDPSQVYYQENTIKIVQENNQYSLELYLPGIAKDQIQLSKTGDELNVRIGNHRRNLVLPQALAALQPSGAKMEDDYLKIKFA, encoded by the coding sequence ATGCGCTTAATATTAATGACTGGAAAAGGCGGTGTCGGCAAAACCTCCGTAGCCGCTGCGACTGGGCTGCGGTGTGCCGAATTGGGATACAAAACCCTAGTGCTGAGCACAGATCCCGCTCACTCCTTAGCCGACAGCTTCGACATGGAACTCGGGCACGATTCGCGGCAGGTGAAACCGAATTTGTGGGGAGCAGAATTAGACGCTCTCAGGGAATTAGAAGGCAATTGGGGAGCAGTTAAGCGCTACATTACTCAAGTCTTGCGAGCGCAGGGGCTCGAAGGGGTGCAAGCTGAAGAATTAGCCATCTTGCCAGGAATGGATGAAATCTTCGGTTTAGTGCGGATGAAGCGGCATTACGACGAAGGCGAATTTGATGTTTTAATTATCGATTCTGCTCCGACTGGCACAGCATTGAGACTGCTAAGTTTGCCGGAAGTTGGCGGCTGGTACATGAGAAAATTTTACAAGCCTCTGCAAGGCATATCAGCCGCCCTGAGACCTTTAGTTGAACCTATTTTTAGACCAATTGCGGGTTTTTCTTTGCCAGACAAAGAGGTGATGGATGCACCTTACGAATTTTACGAACAAATTGAGGCTTTGGAAAAGATTTTAACGGACAATACTGTAACTTCGGTAAGGTTAGTTACCAACCCAGAAAAAATGGTAATTAAAGAGTCTCTGCGGGCTCATGCCTATTTGAGTTTGTACAATGTAGCCACAGATTTAGTAGTAGCCAACCGGATTATTCCCGCAGCAGTAACCGATCCATTTTTTAAACGGTGGAAAGAAAGCCAGGAACAGTACCGTCAGGAAATCCACTCAGATTTCATGCCGCTGCCAGTTAAAGAAGTGCCGCTGTATTCAGAAGAAATGTGCGGTTTGGCAGCTTTAGAACGGTTGAAAGAAACGCTTTACAAAGACGAAGACCCAAGTCAAGTTTATTACCAAGAAAATACGATTAAGATCGTGCAGGAAAACAATCAATATAGTCTTGAACTGTATTTGCCCGGAATTGCTAAGGATCAGATTCAGTTGAGCAAAACGGGAGATGAGTTGAATGTTCGGATTGGGAATCACCGCCGTAATTTGGTGTTGCCGCAAGCTTTAGCGGCGCTGCAACCTTCGGGGGCGAAGATGGAGGATGATTATTTGAAGATTAAGTTTGCTTAA
- a CDS encoding DUF2314 domain-containing protein produces the protein MSQNIYLFKGDDPDINLASKKARESFKYFWRELSWERRRIIPGLGISAVKIQFPTGKVTDSAPSVEHMWVGNVNFDGLKVSGDLLNDPRWIDGIGSGDRIVMGFNDIDDWIYSIHGIVYGAYTVNAMRLKMNSDRRRAHDDAWDLKFGDPREIRIVPDSYLNKESSNKDEYEIGEHPMSENMATKIDGALSENPTTVNQIDEYGWTMLQYEALAGNLTPVKLLLKYGADRMIKNPDGLTAIDLAEFMKWNKIIDFLR, from the coding sequence ATGAGTCAAAATATTTATCTATTTAAGGGTGATGACCCGGATATAAATCTTGCTAGCAAGAAGGCACGCGAATCATTTAAATATTTTTGGCGTGAGTTGTCATGGGAAAGGCGGCGGATAATTCCTGGGCTGGGTATAAGTGCAGTAAAAATTCAATTTCCGACTGGAAAGGTGACGGATTCGGCACCGTCAGTTGAACATATGTGGGTGGGGAATGTTAACTTTGATGGTCTGAAAGTTAGTGGAGATTTATTAAACGATCCGAGATGGATAGATGGAATAGGATCGGGCGACCGGATTGTGATGGGCTTCAACGATATCGATGATTGGATATATTCTATTCATGGGATAGTTTATGGTGCGTATACTGTTAATGCAATGCGGCTTAAAATGAATAGCGATCGAAGACGCGCGCATGATGATGCCTGGGATTTGAAATTCGGCGATCCGAGAGAAATCCGAATTGTTCCCGATAGTTATTTAAATAAAGAGTCAAGCAATAAGGATGAATATGAAATCGGCGAGCATCCAATGAGTGAGAATATGGCGACAAAAATTGATGGTGCATTAAGTGAAAATCCTACTACTGTCAATCAAATTGATGAATATGGTTGGACTATGCTGCAATATGAGGCATTGGCTGGCAACTTAACTCCAGTTAAATTATTATTAAAGTATGGTGCCGATCGGATGATTAAGAATCCGGATGGGTTGACGGCGATTGATTTGGCAGAATTCATGAAATGGAATAAAATTATTGATTTTCTAAGATAA